In Nitrospirota bacterium, one genomic interval encodes:
- a CDS encoding universal stress protein — translation MKILLAVDGSDQSFEAARALSHFAPAEQLIVLHAVNVPEPAYPMMMPEVSQELYTTVERAMKEDGQRLLDRTVSILPFNTGAPTKRMEVGHPADVILDVAKAERVGLVVLGARGLGPVQEVLLGSVSHRIVTQAPCPTLVVNRPMKELRTVLVPVEGPADAEKAEKFLATKPFKEPVEVNVLTILPFASPLWPVGISDSEALKEKAVASARDFVDGIAAKLAKQGYKASGSVTLGDPGHAIIGWAGATKPDLILMGSRGRKGATRFLLGSASHTVLHRTPCPVLVLR, via the coding sequence ATGAAAATCCTACTCGCGGTGGACGGATCGGATCAATCGTTCGAGGCGGCGCGGGCGTTGAGCCATTTCGCGCCGGCCGAGCAGTTGATCGTGCTCCATGCGGTGAACGTCCCGGAGCCAGCCTATCCCATGATGATGCCGGAAGTCTCGCAGGAGCTCTACACGACGGTGGAACGGGCCATGAAAGAGGACGGCCAGCGGTTGCTGGACCGCACCGTTTCGATCCTGCCCTTCAACACGGGGGCGCCGACCAAACGGATGGAAGTCGGACATCCGGCCGACGTGATCCTAGATGTGGCCAAAGCGGAGCGGGTGGGATTGGTCGTGCTCGGCGCGCGCGGCCTGGGGCCCGTGCAGGAAGTGCTGCTCGGCAGCGTGTCGCACCGCATCGTCACGCAGGCCCCCTGCCCCACGCTGGTGGTCAACCGGCCGATGAAGGAACTGCGTACCGTCCTGGTGCCGGTGGAGGGGCCAGCGGATGCGGAGAAGGCCGAGAAGTTTCTGGCGACCAAACCGTTCAAGGAGCCGGTCGAGGTGAACGTCCTGACGATCCTGCCCTTTGCCTCCCCTCTGTGGCCGGTGGGAATTTCGGATTCGGAGGCGCTGAAGGAAAAGGCCGTTGCGAGCGCGAGGGACTTCGTAGACGGCATCGCGGCGAAGCTCGCCAAGCAAGGGTACAAGGCCTCCGGCTCGGTGACCTTGGGCGATCCGGGCCATGCCATCATCGGCTGGGCCGGGGCGACCAAACCGGACCTGATCCTGATGGGCTCCCGCGGCCGCAAGGGCGCCACGCGGTTTTTGCTGGGCAGCGCGTCGCATACGGTCCTGCACCGGACCCCCTGCCCGGTGCTGGTGCTTCGGTAG
- a CDS encoding PAS domain S-box protein: MSQPPNILLIDDDEQIRKLAGDLLRQDLPDAKIREVDSLAGLRQALAAGGFDIAITDYQLGWTDGLAVLRAVKSRYPDCPVVMFTGTGSEEIAVEAMKAGLDDYVLKSSSEHVVRLSASIRAVLAQAEERRAAREAEARYRSLINDVLDTSAVGLFILDASFRVVWINEAMERYFGIRRADVIGQDKRRLIQERIKSLFDQPDDFAARILQAYKRNNGELRFECHMPGADGREERWLEHRSLPIRTGSYAGGRIEHYYDITERKRAEEALREHEQQLRLFTQATNDLFWNLDMVSGVLTRSIGFTRVFGYTAEEMTQNLQWWEDRLHPDDRERVLSAYHEALAKGDRTCSYEYRFRRRDNSYAVISDRAYIVRDKTGKPIRSLGAMTDISERKRAEEVLRRSVEMFKTIFEQAPMGIALIDSLTGRIYAVNARFAQIAGRTVEEMTRIDWMSITHPDDVQKDLDNMALLNAGTITGFQMEKRYLLPAGAAVWINMTIAPVTVEDKTHPRHLCMIEDITERKRAEITLRTAKDYAENLIQTANAIVIELDQNGNVKVFNQAAENITGYTCKELAGRSWFETVVPRGRFPQVWEVFQRLTSGGLPKNFENPILTKSGEERYIVWQNNEVREQDRIVGSVSFGIDITERKRVENALFRERLRLQSILESASDGIHVLDEAGNVVLANRAFCEMLGYSAEEALRLNVADWEAQWTKEELRVRFVQLTGMQRFETRHRRRDGTLLDVEVSATGLSVDGEKLIYAASRDITVRKALEWKAQEASERMATMIQSSPMAITVLDAEGRVQIWNPAAERIFGWSAEEVLGGPLPTVPEERQDEHREFVTRVLADQAFTGLEVVRRRKDGSPVTISLSAASLRNKEGRITGVMGIMADVTERKQMERYAGRLERLAALGQLLGGIAHEIKNPLFVLTGRLQLLKEKLAAQDYGALPSDLDKIEVAAKRMAHVTERFLTLARPAQLQQARCDIRTILDEMLDFLSNELMKNHIRLVVEMPPDLPAIWSDPRQLQEAFLNLLLNAIQEMASSHGRGTLTVAATLRKGWIEVRIQDDGSGILPEHRPKLFDPFFSTKPAGEGTGLGLWTVRTIVMSLKGQVTCETEVGRGTTFIVRLPAKPSLPPPGAPR, from the coding sequence ATGAGCCAGCCACCGAACATCCTGCTCATCGACGATGACGAACAGATCCGCAAGCTGGCCGGAGATCTTCTGCGACAGGACCTGCCCGATGCCAAGATTCGCGAGGTGGACAGTCTGGCCGGCCTGCGGCAGGCCTTGGCGGCGGGCGGGTTCGACATCGCGATCACGGACTATCAATTGGGCTGGACGGACGGCCTGGCGGTCCTGCGCGCCGTCAAGAGCCGGTATCCCGACTGTCCGGTGGTGATGTTCACCGGGACCGGCAGCGAGGAAATCGCCGTGGAGGCGATGAAGGCCGGCCTGGACGATTACGTCCTCAAATCGTCCTCCGAACATGTCGTCCGTTTGTCCGCCTCGATCCGCGCCGTGCTGGCGCAGGCGGAGGAGCGCCGGGCGGCGCGGGAGGCCGAGGCCCGCTATCGCTCCCTGATCAACGACGTGCTGGACACCTCCGCCGTCGGCCTCTTCATTCTCGACGCCTCGTTCAGGGTGGTGTGGATCAATGAGGCGATGGAACGCTATTTCGGGATACGACGGGCCGACGTCATCGGACAGGATAAACGGCGGCTCATTCAGGAACGGATCAAGTCTCTCTTCGACCAGCCGGACGATTTCGCAGCCAGAATTCTTCAAGCCTACAAGCGCAACAATGGCGAACTGCGCTTCGAGTGCCATATGCCGGGTGCCGACGGACGCGAAGAGCGCTGGCTCGAACATCGGAGCCTGCCGATCCGCACGGGATCGTATGCCGGAGGCCGCATCGAACATTACTACGACATCACCGAGCGCAAGCGGGCGGAAGAGGCGTTGCGTGAGCATGAGCAGCAATTGCGGCTGTTCACGCAGGCGACCAACGACCTGTTCTGGAACTTGGACATGGTCTCCGGGGTGCTGACGCGCAGCATCGGCTTCACAAGGGTATTCGGATACACGGCGGAAGAAATGACCCAGAACCTACAGTGGTGGGAAGATCGGCTGCACCCGGATGATCGGGAGAGAGTCCTCTCGGCCTATCACGAGGCGCTGGCCAAAGGAGACCGCACCTGCTCCTATGAGTATCGCTTCCGTCGCCGCGACAACTCGTACGCGGTGATCAGCGACCGGGCCTACATCGTGCGTGATAAGACAGGGAAGCCCATACGCTCGCTGGGAGCGATGACGGACATCTCCGAGCGAAAGCGGGCGGAGGAGGTGCTGCGACGAAGCGTAGAGATGTTCAAAACCATCTTCGAGCAAGCACCCATGGGCATTGCGTTGATCGATTCATTGACCGGACGTATCTATGCCGTGAATGCCAGGTTTGCCCAGATTGCGGGTCGGACCGTGGAAGAAATGACCCGCATCGACTGGATGAGCATCACGCATCCGGATGATGTGCAGAAGGATTTGGACAATATGGCGCTGTTGAATGCCGGGACCATCACCGGATTCCAGATGGAAAAACGCTATCTCCTCCCCGCCGGCGCCGCCGTGTGGATCAATATGACGATTGCTCCGGTGACGGTCGAAGACAAAACGCATCCGCGGCACCTCTGCATGATCGAGGACATCACCGAACGGAAGCGAGCCGAGATCACCCTGCGGACCGCCAAGGACTATGCCGAGAACCTGATCCAGACCGCCAACGCCATCGTCATCGAATTGGATCAGAACGGCAACGTCAAGGTGTTCAACCAGGCCGCCGAGAACATCACAGGTTATACCTGCAAAGAGTTAGCCGGTCGCAGTTGGTTTGAGACGGTCGTGCCTCGAGGACGTTTCCCGCAGGTCTGGGAAGTGTTTCAACGGTTGACGTCGGGCGGGCTCCCCAAAAATTTTGAGAATCCGATCCTGACCAAAAGCGGCGAAGAACGCTACATCGTCTGGCAGAACAACGAAGTGCGCGAGCAGGATCGCATCGTCGGGTCGGTTTCCTTCGGCATCGACATCACCGAGCGGAAGCGAGTCGAGAACGCGCTCTTCCGGGAACGCCTCAGACTGCAGTCCATCCTGGAATCGGCGTCGGACGGTATTCACGTCCTCGACGAGGCGGGCAACGTCGTGCTCGCGAATCGCGCGTTTTGCGAAATGTTGGGCTACTCCGCTGAAGAAGCCCTTCGCCTCAACGTCGCCGATTGGGAGGCCCAATGGACGAAGGAAGAGCTCCGCGTCAGGTTCGTTCAACTGACAGGGATGCAGCGGTTCGAAACCCGCCACCGGAGGCGAGATGGAACCCTCTTAGATGTCGAAGTCAGCGCAACCGGCTTGTCGGTCGACGGCGAGAAGCTCATCTATGCCGCATCTCGCGACATCACGGTCCGCAAAGCCTTGGAGTGGAAGGCTCAGGAGGCCAGCGAGCGGATGGCCACGATGATCCAGTCTTCCCCCATGGCGATTACCGTGTTGGATGCGGAGGGAAGAGTGCAGATCTGGAATCCGGCCGCGGAACGCATCTTCGGATGGTCGGCGGAAGAGGTGCTGGGAGGGCCCCTTCCCACGGTGCCGGAAGAGAGGCAGGATGAACACCGCGAGTTTGTGACGCGCGTGTTGGCCGATCAGGCCTTTACCGGTCTTGAAGTCGTTCGCCGGCGGAAAGATGGCTCTCCGGTCACAATCAGCCTCTCGGCCGCCTCGTTGCGGAATAAGGAAGGCCGTATCACCGGCGTCATGGGGATCATGGCCGATGTCACCGAGCGCAAGCAGATGGAGCGCTATGCCGGGCGGCTCGAGCGACTCGCGGCCTTGGGCCAACTCCTTGGCGGCATTGCGCACGAAATCAAAAACCCCCTTTTCGTCCTGACCGGCCGGTTGCAGTTATTGAAAGAGAAGCTGGCGGCGCAGGACTATGGCGCCTTGCCGTCCGATCTGGACAAGATCGAAGTCGCGGCGAAGCGCATGGCCCACGTCACGGAGCGGTTCCTCACTTTGGCCAGGCCCGCTCAGCTCCAGCAGGCCCGATGCGACATTCGGACGATCCTGGACGAGATGCTGGATTTTCTTTCGAACGAGCTGATGAAAAACCATATCCGTCTCGTCGTCGAGATGCCGCCGGATCTGCCCGCCATCTGGTCCGATCCGCGCCAGCTCCAGGAGGCATTCTTGAACCTCCTGCTCAACGCGATCCAGGAGATGGCCTCGTCCCACGGTCGAGGGACGTTAACGGTGGCCGCAACCCTGCGCAAGGGATGGATCGAAGTTCGGATACAAGATGACGGGTCCGGCATTCTCCCTGAGCACCGGCCCAAGCTGTTCGATCCGTTTTTCAGCACCAAGCCGGCGGGAGAAGGCACGGGGCTGGGGCTCTGGACGGTGCGCACCATCGTCATGAGCCTGAAAGGCCAGGTGACGTGCGAGACGGAGGTGGGGCGGGGGACCACGTTCATCGTCCGGCTGCCGGCGAAACCCAGCCTCCCTCCACCGGGAGCGCCACGCTGA
- a CDS encoding MBL fold metallo-hydrolase, with protein MMEWGGTLEGLNFQGEAPVKLYEWSGQAIYWVGSLEEVAFRCNTYLITDRDQAILVDPGSRAYFEQVKARVAQVFDPAKVTGMVLCHEDPDVCASMVDWLNLNPDMLVMTSPRTHVIVPHHGQREYRYYDVEQHPTYALPSGGELRFIPAPFLHFPGAITTYDTFSGFLFSGDIWGALDMNWELVVKDFETHVISMNLFNLEYMASNKATRGYVKSLAGLTIHAILPQHGSIIGPQHVKAALDYMANLQCGLDLLYPDYE; from the coding sequence ATGATGGAATGGGGAGGAACGCTGGAGGGCCTGAATTTTCAGGGCGAGGCGCCGGTCAAGCTCTATGAATGGAGCGGGCAGGCGATCTACTGGGTGGGAAGCCTCGAGGAGGTCGCGTTCCGCTGTAACACCTATCTGATTACCGATCGGGACCAGGCCATCCTCGTGGACCCGGGCAGCCGGGCCTACTTCGAGCAGGTGAAGGCCCGAGTGGCGCAAGTGTTCGATCCGGCCAAGGTGACGGGCATGGTGCTGTGCCATGAAGATCCGGATGTCTGCGCGTCCATGGTCGATTGGCTGAACCTGAATCCGGACATGCTGGTCATGACCTCGCCGCGCACGCACGTCATCGTGCCGCACCATGGACAACGAGAGTACCGCTATTATGATGTGGAACAGCATCCCACCTATGCGTTGCCCAGTGGCGGCGAACTCCGGTTCATCCCCGCCCCCTTTCTGCATTTCCCCGGCGCCATCACGACTTACGACACGTTCTCCGGGTTCCTGTTTTCCGGCGACATCTGGGGCGCTCTGGACATGAACTGGGAGCTGGTCGTGAAGGACTTCGAGACCCATGTCATCAGCATGAACCTCTTCAACCTTGAATACATGGCGTCGAACAAGGCCACCAGGGGGTATGTGAAGAGCCTGGCCGGTCTGACCATCCACGCCATCCTTCCGCAGCACGGCTCCATCATCGGGCCTCAACACGTGAAGGCCGCACTCGATTATATGGCGAACCTGCAGTGCGGACTGGATCTTCTGTATCCCGACTATGAGTGA
- a CDS encoding PAS domain S-box protein has protein sequence MKREEQQDVAQLRSTISALEQLLEVQEQCVVEQSDNVQNLLRDLKERNTEMNRLNGALQGEVAERKRVAEALRSSNDALHAIIQASPLGVLVIDRDGLVKMWNPALERIFGWGEAEVLEGPMPFIPPDKLEESRALRTRVLRNEAFSNVEVVRRKKDGSPVEISLSTAPLHDVNGNISGILGIMADITEHKRAEAALRDSEEQYRALFDSSRDALLLLDHQGFFDCNAAAVQLFGAASKAQLIGVPPWQLSPPTQPDGGESLVGAKDRIAKAYEQGTQFFEWLHRRLDGSLFPADVLLSRYERRGKPVLQAAVRDITERKRDQEQLMEQVRLKAFAAAIAETLAASGSLAGGLQGCTEAMVRYLDGAFARVWMLDPSGTELVMRASAGLYTNLEGAHYRIPVGQFKIGLIAQEQKPHLTNNVIGDPRVPQQDWAKREGMVAFAGYPLLLEGRMLGVMAMFARKPLSENVLQAMHNVAQSVAQFVERKKTEAALAETLAKLQALVRSAPIGINILDAAGHVVLWNPACEALFGWTEQEVLGRPLPTVPESKRDELQSIMDRARQEKFVRILDTKRVTKDGRIVSVELSVSLLRNVSNEVVGYLGMMIDLAERKNLETQMRQFDRLSALTQVLGGIAHQLKNPLFILMGQQRLLEDTAQRYHYDAVMADIHKTQETAKRLAAIVQQFLHLAGPVLPNQGRSSVMAAVKRTLDRLGEELERKHIQVAAAYPQDLPDIEADPALLDDIFLQLMRNAIEAMEKTRGRGTLTVSVQLVTDTGTRGPGDAEIAASPPRRVAASADTGHGDTETRGRGETESAASPRFPVSASAAEGDWIEVRIQDDGPGIPPELRNKLFEPFFTTKPPGEGTGLGLWIVRSNLMMLHGTVQVESEEGQGATFLVRLPVVTEPPLRLDPPPAAGLGTPSSDVG, from the coding sequence ATGAAGAGGGAGGAACAACAGGACGTGGCCCAACTGCGATCCACGATCTCTGCATTGGAGCAATTATTGGAGGTGCAGGAACAATGCGTTGTCGAACAGTCCGACAACGTGCAGAACCTCTTGAGAGACCTCAAGGAGCGAAACACGGAGATGAATCGTCTGAACGGAGCACTTCAGGGAGAGGTCGCTGAGCGCAAGCGGGTGGCGGAGGCACTACGATCCTCGAACGATGCGCTCCACGCAATCATTCAGGCCTCGCCGCTCGGCGTGCTGGTGATCGATCGTGATGGGCTGGTCAAGATGTGGAATCCGGCTTTGGAGCGGATTTTCGGGTGGGGCGAAGCAGAAGTCTTGGAAGGTCCGATGCCGTTCATCCCGCCCGACAAGCTGGAGGAATCTCGTGCGTTGCGCACGCGCGTCCTCCGGAACGAAGCCTTCTCCAACGTTGAGGTTGTCCGCCGGAAGAAAGATGGCTCCCCGGTGGAGATCAGCTTATCCACGGCGCCGCTACACGATGTCAACGGCAACATCTCCGGCATCTTGGGGATTATGGCTGACATTACGGAGCACAAGCGGGCGGAGGCGGCGCTGCGGGATTCCGAAGAACAATACCGCGCGTTGTTTGACTCCTCGCGCGACGCCCTCCTGTTATTGGATCACCAGGGGTTCTTCGACTGCAATGCGGCCGCGGTGCAATTATTCGGTGCTGCTTCGAAAGCGCAACTCATCGGCGTCCCTCCGTGGCAACTGTCGCCTCCTACGCAGCCTGACGGCGGCGAATCTCTTGTTGGCGCCAAGGACCGGATCGCGAAGGCCTACGAGCAAGGCACGCAGTTCTTCGAGTGGCTGCACCGACGGCTGGATGGTTCCCTGTTCCCGGCAGACGTGTTGCTCAGCCGGTACGAGCGGCGGGGAAAGCCGGTGCTGCAAGCCGCCGTGCGCGACATCACCGAGCGCAAGCGGGATCAGGAACAGCTCATGGAACAGGTCCGGTTGAAGGCCTTTGCGGCCGCCATCGCAGAAACACTGGCGGCATCAGGCTCCCTCGCCGGCGGGCTCCAAGGATGCACCGAGGCGATGGTCCGCTATCTGGACGGGGCATTCGCCCGCGTCTGGATGCTCGATCCCTCCGGAACGGAGCTGGTGATGCGTGCCAGCGCCGGCTTGTATACCAATCTGGAGGGGGCTCATTACCGGATTCCCGTCGGCCAGTTCAAGATCGGGCTCATCGCCCAGGAGCAAAAGCCCCACTTGACGAACAACGTGATCGGAGACCCCCGTGTCCCTCAGCAGGACTGGGCCAAGCGGGAAGGCATGGTGGCCTTTGCCGGGTACCCCCTGCTGTTGGAGGGCCGCATGCTGGGCGTGATGGCCATGTTCGCCAGGAAACCTCTGTCCGAGAACGTGCTCCAGGCCATGCACAACGTGGCGCAGAGCGTCGCGCAGTTCGTCGAACGGAAGAAGACCGAGGCGGCCCTCGCAGAAACGCTGGCCAAGCTCCAGGCGCTCGTCCGCAGCGCCCCCATCGGCATCAATATCCTCGACGCCGCCGGCCACGTGGTCTTGTGGAATCCGGCATGCGAAGCCCTGTTCGGATGGACCGAGCAGGAAGTGCTGGGGCGGCCTTTGCCGACCGTGCCGGAATCGAAGCGGGACGAGCTGCAATCAATCATGGATCGAGCCAGGCAGGAGAAGTTCGTGCGCATTCTGGACACGAAACGCGTGACGAAAGACGGGAGAATCGTCTCGGTGGAACTCTCGGTATCCCTTTTGCGCAATGTCTCCAACGAGGTGGTCGGCTATCTTGGCATGATGATCGATCTGGCGGAGCGCAAAAATCTGGAGACGCAGATGCGGCAGTTTGATCGCCTCTCCGCGCTCACACAAGTGCTGGGCGGCATCGCCCATCAACTCAAAAACCCCCTCTTCATCCTGATGGGACAACAGCGACTGCTCGAGGACACGGCGCAACGATACCATTACGATGCGGTCATGGCCGACATCCACAAGACGCAGGAAACCGCTAAACGTCTGGCCGCCATCGTCCAGCAGTTCCTGCATCTGGCCGGACCGGTGTTGCCGAATCAGGGGCGCAGTTCGGTCATGGCGGCGGTGAAGCGCACGTTGGACCGTCTTGGCGAGGAACTCGAGCGGAAGCATATCCAGGTGGCTGCCGCATACCCACAGGACCTTCCGGACATCGAGGCCGACCCGGCGCTGCTCGATGATATCTTTCTCCAACTCATGAGGAATGCCATCGAGGCGATGGAGAAGACTCGTGGCCGAGGGACGCTGACGGTGAGTGTGCAGCTTGTTACCGACACGGGGACACGGGGACCGGGGGACGCGGAGATCGCCGCGTCTCCCCCTCGCCGCGTCGCCGCGTCGGCCGATACGGGACACGGAGACACGGAGACACGGGGAAGGGGCGAGACGGAGAGCGCCGCGTCGCCGCGTTTCCCCGTTTCCGCGTCGGCCGCCGAAGGCGACTGGATAGAAGTCAGAATCCAGGACGACGGGCCGGGCATCCCGCCGGAACTGCGGAACAAGCTGTTTGAACCGTTCTTCACCACGAAGCCGCCAGGGGAGGGAACCGGCCTGGGGCTCTGGATCGTCCGATCCAACTTGATGATGTTGCATGGCACGGTGCAGGTCGAATCGGAGGAAGGGCAAGGCGCGACGTTTCTCGTCCGATTGCCCGTGGTGACGGAGCCTCCCCTGCGGCTTGATCCGCCGCCGGCCGCCGGGCTCGGCACACCCAGTTCCGACGTAGGCTGA
- a CDS encoding PAS domain S-box protein, giving the protein MSESETRADMPQAAPVKTIHQLEAEVHLLREGLKQAERIRLLHSRMAEQLKVANRERKRAEAHLVAILRAALNGIVEIDDTGAIVFANPAAHQIFGWPAGALVGQRIETLVSPLEQEALHIGLTRYFQTGESALIGQVVEVIGTRRDGTRVPCDLTLASVPSPDRRRYVLAVVQDISVRKREEAESIRLAGVETMRQLLEGITHGVKNPLFILTGRLQLLESKLTQPESVEFKADVGKIQAAVQRLTAALGQMDAFTAAHRSHPEPCRVAFTVEEAAAFLADHFAKDRIKLITRIASDLPEVLADPNQFRLMFLNLMLYAVEHMRANGKGTLTVSAQRSTVSTQPSEPVERWIEVRMQDDGPEISPEQVARLFEPFSAKPESRKGTGLELWTVRTTVMALKGTVTCESRPGQGATFIVRLPVATEPPLSLDPLPAGKTRPLDQDRLDQNRKDHP; this is encoded by the coding sequence ATGAGTGAGAGCGAAACGAGGGCAGACATGCCGCAGGCTGCGCCGGTCAAGACCATCCACCAGCTGGAAGCGGAAGTGCATCTCCTGCGTGAAGGGTTGAAGCAGGCCGAGCGTATCCGCCTCCTCCATAGCCGGATGGCGGAGCAACTGAAGGTCGCGAATCGAGAGCGGAAGCGGGCGGAGGCCCATCTCGTGGCGATCCTGCGCGCCGCCCTCAACGGGATCGTCGAGATCGACGACACCGGAGCCATCGTGTTTGCCAATCCGGCGGCGCACCAGATCTTCGGGTGGCCGGCCGGCGCACTGGTCGGGCAACGCATCGAAACCCTCGTCTCCCCGCTCGAGCAGGAGGCCTTGCACATCGGCTTGACCCGCTATTTTCAGACCGGCGAGAGCGCGCTGATCGGACAAGTGGTCGAGGTCATCGGCACCAGACGGGACGGCACGCGGGTCCCCTGCGATCTGACGCTGGCCTCGGTGCCGTCTCCCGACCGGCGCCGCTATGTCCTGGCGGTCGTCCAGGATATTTCGGTTCGCAAACGGGAGGAAGCCGAATCCATCCGCCTGGCGGGAGTCGAGACCATGCGGCAACTGCTGGAAGGGATTACGCACGGGGTAAAGAACCCGCTGTTCATCCTGACGGGCCGGCTGCAGCTGCTGGAAAGCAAACTGACGCAGCCCGAGAGCGTCGAATTCAAGGCCGATGTCGGGAAAATCCAGGCGGCGGTCCAGCGCCTGACCGCCGCCCTGGGCCAGATGGATGCCTTTACGGCTGCCCACCGGTCGCACCCCGAGCCCTGCCGCGTGGCCTTCACCGTGGAAGAGGCCGCGGCGTTTCTCGCGGATCATTTCGCCAAGGACCGAATCAAACTGATCACCAGGATTGCATCAGATCTCCCGGAAGTCTTGGCGGACCCGAACCAATTCCGGCTGATGTTTCTGAATCTCATGCTCTACGCCGTCGAGCACATGCGGGCGAACGGCAAGGGGACGTTGACGGTGAGCGCGCAGCGTTCAACCGTCAGCACTCAGCCATCAGAGCCTGTGGAAAGATGGATCGAGGTGCGGATGCAAGACGACGGGCCCGAGATCTCGCCGGAGCAAGTGGCCCGCCTGTTCGAGCCGTTTTCTGCCAAGCCGGAGTCCCGCAAGGGAACAGGCTTGGAACTCTGGACCGTCCGGACGACCGTCATGGCGCTCAAGGGCACCGTGACCTGTGAATCGCGACCGGGGCAAGGGGCGACGTTCATCGTCCGGCTGCCCGTGGCGACGGAGCCTCCCCTGTCGCTTGATCCACTCCCGGCCGGGAAGACCCGGCCCCTTGACCAGGATCGGCTTGACCAGAATCGGAAAGACCATCCATGA